In one window of Drosophila ananassae strain 14024-0371.13 chromosome XR, ASM1763931v2, whole genome shotgun sequence DNA:
- the LOC6505017 gene encoding uncharacterized protein LOC6505017: MAVSAWHVLCFLVLCLRQDTLGQLNLTQMDEVLAAPTRDLPRLSLWLRKSKQHQDEANPYVQWFLHRSNLSLEVQTYEEHEDWLEDPFGRDNHALVVSLDLILSNQGAAGPTEKAAMFFYILEDQTRDLTLDEQAMLEDSCRQLWMLHKIYNRFVLARDSIWIYDPFQHRDASFGQLIRYDGEEPLNKLLFHDMQGYPLRIQMFRSVYTRPEMDPDTGLLVRVTGVDFLVAQMLQERLNFTMLLQQPDKNYFGERSANGSYNGAIGSIVNDGLDICLTGFFVKDYLVQQYMDFTVAVYDDELCIYVPKASRIPQSILPIFAVGYDIWLGFVLSAFGCAMIWLILRIINLKLRIRDRSNRHLLRQALAIVVDTWVVWVRVNLSHLPASYAERMFIGSLCLVSVIFGAIFESSLATVYIHPLYYKDINTMQELDESGLKVVYKYTSMADDLFFSETSPLFASLNKKLSWNRNLYADVIDDVARNGGKAGVSRYTSLTLESSHFMLLRKIWVVPECPKYYTISYVMPRDSPWEDAINALLLRLLNSGLIVKWIQDAKARVDIKMGLTFMGGDSDADLLRVLTIGDLQLAFYVVIGGNLLAFLGFFVEHFWQRLLKKDILSRKFI; the protein is encoded by the exons ATGGCAGTGTCTGCTTGGCATGTCCTGTGTTTCCTGGTCCTGTGCCTCCGGCAGGACACCCTGGGCCAGCTGAACTTGACCCAAATGGATGAGGTCCTGGCGGCGCCCACCAGGGACCTGCCCCGATTGAGTCTCTGGCTTCGGAAGAGTAAACAGCACCAGGACGAAGCCAATCCCTATGTCCAGTGGTTCCTGCACCGCTCCAACCTGTCACTGGAAGTCCAGACCTACGAGGAGCACGAGGACTGGCTGGAGGATCCCTTCGGCAGGGATAATCATGCCTTGGTCGTGAGTCTAGACCTGATCCTGAGCAACCAAGGAGCGGCTGGTCCCACCGAGAAGGCGGCCATGTTCTTCTACATCCTGGAGGACCAGACCCGGGACCTGACTCTCGACGAACAGGCCATGCTGGAGGACAGTTGCCGCCAGCTGTGGATGCTCCACAAGATCTACAATCGCTTCGTCCTGGCCAGGGACTCCATTTGGATCTACGATCCATTCCAGCATCGTGACGCGTCCTTTGGCCAACTGATTCGCTATGATGGGGAGGAGCCTTTGAACAAGTTGCTCTTCCACGACATGCAGGGGTATCCTTTGCGCATCCAGATGTTCAGATCCGTGTACACCAGGCCGGAAATGGATCCGGACACGGGTCTCTTGGTGAGAGTCACAGGAGTGGACTTCCTGGTGGCCCAAATGCTCCAGGAGCGTCTCAACTTTACGATGTTACTCCAGCAGCCGGATAAGAATTATTTTGG GGAACGAAGCGCCAATGGAAGCTATAATGGCGCCATAGGATCCATCGTCAACGATGGCCTGGACATCTGCCTGACGGGATTCTTCGTCAAGGACTACCTGGTGCAGCAGTACATGGACTTCACGGTGGCCGTCTACGACGATGAGTTGTGCATCTACGTCCCGAAAGCCAGTCGGATTCCCCAGTCCATCCTGCCCATCTTCGCCGTCGGCTATGACATCTGGCTGGGCTTCGTCCTGAGTGCCTTTGGGTGTGCCATGATCTGGTTGATCCTGCGGATCATCAACCTGAAGCTCAGGATCAGGGATAGAAGCAATCGGCACTTGCTCCGGCAGGCCCTGGCCATCGTGGTGGACACTTGGGTGGTCTGGGTGAGGGTCAACTTGTCCCACCTGCCGGCCAGTTACGCCGAAAGGATGTTCATCGGGTCCTTGTGCCTGGTGAGTGTCATCTTTGGGGCCATTTTTGAGTCCAGTCTGGCCACTGTCTACATCCATCCGCTGTACTACAAGGACATCAACACCATGCAGGAGCTGGACGAGAGCGGCCTGAAGGTCGTCTACAAGTACACCTCCATGGCGGATGACCTGTTCTTCAGTGAGACCTCCCCGCTCTTCGCCAGCCTGAACAAGAAGCTCTCCTGGAACAGGAATCTCTATGCGGACGTGATCGATGACGTGGCCCGGAATGGTGGCAAGGCGGGAGTATCTCGCTACACCTCCCTCACCCTGGAGTCCTCCCACTTTATGCTCCTCCGTAAGATCTGGGTCGTCCCGGAGTGCCCCAAATATTACACCATTTCTTACGTAATGCCGAGGGACTCCCCATGGGAGGATGCCATAAATGCTCTCCTCCTGAGACTCCTGAACTCGGGACTCATTGTGAAGTGGATCCAGGATGCCAAGGCCCGGGTGGACATCAAGATGGGATTGACCTTCATGGGCGGGGACTCGGATGCGGATCTCCTGAGAGTCCTGACCATCGGAGACCTGCAATTGGCCTTCTATGTGGTGATTGGCGGGAATCTGTTGGCctttttgggattttttgTGGAGCACTTTTGGCAGAGATTGTTGAAAAAGGACATCCTATCTAGGAAGTTTATATAA